Within Populus trichocarpa isolate Nisqually-1 chromosome 6, P.trichocarpa_v4.1, whole genome shotgun sequence, the genomic segment ATTGATGTTTGATCTGGCTTCCATTTTTTGTATGTCAGGTTGGAGATTTTGGACTGGCAAGGTGGCAGCCAAATGGAGACATTGGGGTTGAAACAAGAATAATTGGAACATTTGGGTAAGATTatacctattttttcttttcatcttttgtaTCTActaattattagaaattaagtGCAAAATCCCTGCCTTCATTCAGGTATTTGGCTCCAGAATATGCTCAAAGAGGCCACATCACAGAAAAATCGGATATCTACTCATTCGGGGTAGTATTGGTGGAACTAATTACAGGACGGAAAGCTGTTGACATAAACCGACCCAAAGGTCAACAGTGCCTAACTGAATGGGTAGCAGTTCGAGTACTCTAGTTTTAAATATGTGAAAATCTAACATAGTGGTTAAattccatgaatttttttatgaagatgtTTTAACCTGTTTTGTTAAAAGACAGAATGAATTGTTCTCTGGTTTGTCTTGTCTCTTGTTAATTGCTTATGTCATTAAATCTGGAGCAGGCACGTCCACTCCTAGAAAAGCATGCTATTCATGAACTGGTTGATCCACGCTTAAGTAACTGCTATTCAGAGCCAGAGGTCCATAACATGTTGCAATGTGCCTCATCATGCATACAGCGGGATCCTCATTCAAGGCCTCGCATGTCACAGGTAATTACAAAAGTTCCAGAGAATGAACTGCATTTCTATATTGTATATCACAAGGTGCTGAGGCATTTGCTGGTTGTTTCATGTATTGAATTGCCAATACGCATCAATTTCCATTTCCATTACACGTCTTCCATTGTATCCCATAATTTTTGTGCGATGAGCAGATTTATTTCATAACCAGGTCAAAGCTTACAAATAGGAAAGAAATTGCCTGCTATTAAGCATGCATTGCCTTTGATTGAACTAGTATCACAAAACTGCTTGATGGGAGGATGCATCTGGTTAAATGATAATTAGACCACTAATTTATGGTGAGAATCACTTGCACTGGCCAACACAGAAGGCGCACCTGGCTGTTTCTTGGTGTTAGTTCCACATTGTCAAGTTAATCATTTGATTCACAACCCAGGAATGACCAACGATGACTTCTTGAACAAGCATTTTCTGTAGCCAATTCTTAATCAAGTTGAAATAAATGATTTACTGCTGAGCTGCAGACAATGCTTGAAAAGCAGCAGAAAAAGAAGTAATGAGGAAACTGATGGCATCAACTTGCAGTCTTCGTCAAAAGGAGCTTTTAGGTTAATTTGGAGCCAAATTGTGATAAAAGTTAGTTCCCTGGATGCTTCTATTAGTAGTTGGCGTACAGCATTCACTGATAAGAAGTTGCTGCAATCAATGTTCAGCCATCTGCATTCACAACTAAAATAATTCATCGTCAGACCTTGCCACTACTGGATAGTACATGTAGGAGAGTGAATGATAGAGCTTATCCAATGAACGGTGCTTCAGTTTATGTTGCTTAATTACTGTTGTTACTGCATATGATCATGCATTACTTGATAATTAACAGATAGATGTACTTACTACAAATCATATGCGCGCGCGcccgtgtgtgtatatattattttgtttgtttgtaaaGGTGCTCCGGATGTTGGAAGCTGGTGACATTGTCATGAATTCAACAAATCTCATAGATATTTCACAGAAAGCACCAGTGTAAGGAGGCAACAAGGAGAACGGAGGGGAAGCTAGTTTTTTGGCAGGTCATTGGAGTGGGCATTAGAGAAGAGTTCTAATTTACTACATGCCAGTTAAAACTCTTCCTTAGCTCGTCCTGATTTAAAATGAAGAActcattgtattatttttatttttatttttattttttggatgtaTAGCGGTACGCAAAGGCTGCGAAATTTGTCATGTATGTGCTATTTTCTCTAGTAATTCATTTTTATGTTCTGACTTCAGACAAGTTGGGGTGAACTCATGATATAAATGCATAAACGAGATACTCAAAATACAAGGGAGTAATATGACaagcgcgcgcgcacacacacacgaGGTGGTGAGCGAGTAAGGCCATGTTTAGCAAGATTTTTGcaaattaattcaagaaattttataacttttgactgttataaatatatttgattagaaataattttaaacttaaaattacaaaattgagACAAGATTCtgagttaataaaataattggaaTCTTTAACTTTTAGTACATGAATTCTAACTAGTACATGAATTGttagtaggggtgagcaaaaaaaccgattaaatcgagaaaaccaaaaaaaaaataaccaaaaaaaccaaacaaaaaaaaaccaaattaatcgattaaaaaatcacaaaaaatttttggttcggttcggtttctaaagtctgaaaccgattgaaccgaaccgaaccggttcaaccagcaagcacttaaaaaaaaaactataaatagaatattttctaaccctaaaGTAACATTTACCCATTAGCCGCCCCCCTTCCCCTCCCCTCCATTCTCTGCATATCTCATTATCTCTCACTTTACTCTCCACGTTAATTTTTCTTCCCTCCCTCTACTCTCTATGAGACTTTTGTCTTGCTGTGACTTCTTCCTAGAAAGCACGGGTTCTTGAGAAAGCAGAGATTAATCAACAATGGCTTTTTTGTGAGAGatgtgtgtttgtttgtttttgttggatcCTGGTGGATGGAACCCCGatcctctctcttcttttcttgttgtttcttgttcttCCCCTCTctggtttttgggtttttccTTTCTCTGGTCTCTAGGTTCCCTCCTTTTCTGTCTCTCTGGTTTTGTGTTCTCTTTCTCCCTCTGATTTTATAAGGCCAAACCTCGAGAGAAATTCGATCCTTATTTTCTTGGGATAGTGATCTTGTATgctgataattattttattttttttgctctgtGTTTGGTGAGATAAGAACACCAACAGTCCTACCATTGTTAGATGGATGGTGATGAGTTTCCTTAACATTAATGACACATCGTGGGGTGAAGGAAACTGAGACAAAATGGGATTTGTGGTAGACAACCTGGTCTACAATGTGGATTGGATTTGGTTGTGTTGATGGTTCTAATAGAGGccaacatttatttttctttttcaggcgGGTTCTTGTATTCCagaggaggaagaggatgaACAGTGTTGGTAGAGGATCATTGGGTTTGAAtcggtttggaagggaaaaaaaccgaaccgaacagaaattaatcggtttgaacctgttttcggttcggttcggttcaatttttttttaaaaaaaattcggtttggttgtttattttggtttaaaaccgaaccgaactggaAATGCTCAGCCCTAATTGTTAggtttcttaaaatatataaactcaGCAGAAatagatatttaaattttttttaaaaaagttttaatgatCCTGTAATGTGAAGATTACTTTAACATTAAGTTTTTGTTCATgaggtataattaatttttttaaatgttgagttgttacaaattataaatcatttaaGCATCTATGACTTTCAGTGTTATATCGTTCTTTTATGTTTCAGGTGTTTTTCtgtcgtgtttttttttttgtaatttacatAGTTTTTCTCTATACATAAATACGagacataacattctatttataaattGACACAATATCAATTTGTCTCTTGaattatatcatatattatttcaggataattttaaaaatttattcaactaaggttttacttgattttttcaggtctagaattgtaatctactatattaattacattttagtccttaatttctaaaatttatttttaattaaggtgttattgattaattatctcattttaatttttgaccaacgatttttttgtatgagacctattaggttttttaatatgttggttCAAATATAGATTGCaactctaaataaaataaaataaattaatttaatttattattaattcaacaaattgattgatttatatttgaagatgaaatacaatatattatttttaattttaattatcattcatTTATATTGTTAGTATTAGATATTATTatccaataaaaacaaataatttctacaattaataaaatactaatatatttttgtgaGTTCAATTAATATAGAAAGCtgtttggaatttttgaaattgaattcaatttaaagatgaaatcaaTTTATGTGTTTGAAAAGGGCATTGATTTGAATTCATAATCAATAGACAAAAAAACTGGACAGGAATTGATTTGTGAAAACACCAGGTCTGAGAACTCGATCGACTTCCATCAGGTACATCCAGtctgcaaaagaagaagaagcaagttTCATGTGGTTTAAACATGAAGGGACTATTTAATTCATTGTTTAAAACTTGAGGAACTAATTTATAACTTGAGGAGTGGCAGAATTACACTCCTAATTTCCCTCCGAACGTATCCAGTTCATCATCGTCATCGATGGCAGCAGCTACAAATTCCATCCTCCTCAAActcaaacccaaaataaaaataaaaatctgcaATCCACTTTTTGGCTATCCTCGCAGTAATAGTAGTGCTTCACCCTCTATCCCACACTTGTTCTCCACAACAACACTCCCATGTGAtgcctctctctttcttcaatttaattaataaatactcTTACTCAACTGTTTGCAACAACTTAGTTGTATTCCTTTTGGTTTGTGATCGTAGAAGCAGATGCAGATGCTGATTCTGATTGTTCAAGCGAGATTAAAGCCACCGCAGACGCAAACCCTAACTTCATTCACCCCTCCGCCGACGTCCACCCTAACGCTATCATTGGCCACGTAAACAATCTCATCAGTGAAGCATGCTGATAATTCtgccactgtttttttttttttttgctcttattTTAGTTctacaaacaaattataattattgctgctgctgctattattattattctcattattattattatttgtgtagGGTGTTTCAGTTGGTCCATTTTGCACAATCGGGTCTTCAGTAAAGCTTGGAAATGGATGTCGATTATATCCTGGAAGCCATGTTTTCGGAAATACTGAGATTGGGGATCACTGTCTTTTGATGCCGTCAGTTCACTTCAACTATCACTGATTAATTACTGTTACTatgtggatatatatatattattttttttctgaaaaaaagaagcaataaaTTTTGTGTTAGGCAGTGGAGCTGTGGTTGGTGATCATCTTCCTGGACGTACAGTTTTGGGATGCAATAATGTTATCGGTCATCATGCTGTCATCGGTGTCAAATGCCAGGATTTGAAATACAAGGTTCATTTTCCtgctaattttttaatctcatttgtcaccaaaattatatttgtgaaGCAATATTCATTATTTATGAAGCATTTTTCTAGACATTTAGTgatcttcaactttttttatttggggctACTTTTTTTGTGTATACATCTATCTTTTGCTTAGTAGTTATGATTATGGATATGCCTGTATATTACATTACATGTACAAACTATGATCTTATTCTTTATTTAGAAATACTCTTTGCTGGATAAAACTTCCTTGTTGCTACAATGTTTATGTTATTATGAATGACCTTATCCTTTAGCTATTCTCTGTCTCCTTTGCTTGCGGATCAAAAAGCTGTCATACAATTCTGTCAACGCTGATTGTTATGGAAATTTTATGTCATGATTATTGtgtcttgtttctttttaaggaaaaaagaagaagaagctcaaTCACTTGGATTGATAAAGCAATTTTGTAATAATGAACTTTTGTATATTGGCATCTATGTATTATATATCCTATCTTTTTATTTGGCGTTTGATCTTGATAACTTTTGAGTTAGATTAGACTGCTATGGCACTGCTGTCTTATTCAGACAAAATTGCACATACACATGGATATACTTGCACATATATAGAAgctcaaatttgaattttaaatgggCTTTCGCTGTTTTTTGAACAAGAcagttaattcttttttttttttttatggatttagcCAGGGGATGAATGTTTTCTTCACATTGGAGACAATAACGAGATTAGAGAACATACTTCAATTCACCGATCTTCAAAATCAAGTGATAAAACGGTCCGGCAATGATGCTAGTAGTATTTTATGCAAAATGGTCATGCTTATGTGAAgtttaaattgatcaaattttgACTAGTATTTTCTATGTAGGTTATTGGTGATAACAATCTTATCATGGGCTCCTGTCATATTGCTCATGACTGCAATATTGGCAACAATAACATTTTTGCTAACAATACTCTTCTAGCAGGCCATGTTGTTGTGGAAGTAAGTTCTTGTCTTTAGATATTATGGTCAGGGTTGATAGCCCCATTCTTTATAGTTATATCTTATATGTCATGCTTGATTCAAGTGCTGCACATGTAGGATTACACTCACACTGCTGGAGCCATTGTTGTTCATCAATTTTGCCATAttggttccttttcttttgttggtgGTGGATCTGTGGTATGATCTTTTCCTTTTATCTGGGTTTCAATTATCATTTTGTGAAGCCTTCTTCCGTGAAAGGGAACCTAACATGGATGTTGGTTGTCCAACATGGAAATGTAGCCAATGTCTGATCAATGATCTTGATGCATATTAGTGTCTGAAACAGCCAAACAATGCTAAAATTCTGGTTTCCTTGTTGCATAACCATGTCCTAGCTTCATGTAGTACCTGACTGAGCATGCGTTTAGTAGTCTATAACCAGCACggaattttgatgttatttactTATATCATATGCCTGAAGGTTTCACAAGATGTCCCAAAGTACACGATGGTGGTTGGAGAAAGAGCCGAGCTTCGCGGTTTGAATTTGGAAGGTCTTCGGCGTAATGGATTCACAGCCACAGAGGTTGGAAttaattgaactttaattttgatggatttaattaagtttacAGATAACCtacttttaatgtaaaaaatagttttaaattttttcgtGTGATTTACAAATTCCAATGCATTCTTGGATGTGGTTTACTTAGCTGCAAATCCAACTCCAAACACAGCAATATGCACTTGTGCGTGCATGCACACACACTCTGACACACTCATATTTTGCATAGATGGATGCTGTGACAAATGTCTGATTTGAATTATGGTAGTTGTATGGTATACTTATAGCGTAACATATGAAGTTCTCTTTTGTGTGATTGTTATCGTGGTTGCTGCACTTCTCTGTAACAATTTTGGTGATCATCTAATTGCCTCCATCCTTCTCCACTCTTCTGCCAATAATTATTGATGGCATGGTTGAGTCTAAAACCATCAAAACATGCACCTTCATCCTGGTGGGTAACACATAAAACTTGCGTCTCAACAACTTTGTCAGCCATTTTTGGGTGAACAACAAAATT encodes:
- the LOC7484669 gene encoding probable acyl-[acyl-carrier-protein]--UDP-N-acetylglucosamine O-acyltransferase, mitochondrial isoform X4 codes for the protein MAAATNSILLKLKPKIKIKICNPLFGYPRSNSSASPSIPHLFSTTTLPYADADSDCSSEIKATADANPNFIHPSADVHPNAIIGHGVSVGPFCTIGSSVKLGNGCRLYPGSHVFGNTEIGDHCLLMPGAVVGDHLPGRTVLGCNNVIGHHAVIGVKCQDLKYKPGDECFLHIGDNNEIREHTSIHRSSKSSDKTVIGDNNLIMGSCHIAHDCNIGNNNIFANNTLLAGHVVVEVSQDVPKYTMVVGERAELRGLNLEGLRRNGFTATEEEDKELGKITAVCTMIQSLRDSFAQNRRGICKFRYFSGS
- the LOC7484669 gene encoding probable acyl-[acyl-carrier-protein]--UDP-N-acetylglucosamine O-acyltransferase, mitochondrial isoform X1 produces the protein MAAATNSILLKLKPKIKIKICNPLFGYPRSNSSASPSIPHLFSTTTLPYADADSDCSSEIKATADANPNFIHPSADVHPNAIIGHGVSVGPFCTIGSSVKLGNGCRLYPGSHVFGNTEIGDHCLLMPGAVVGDHLPGRTVLGCNNVIGHHAVIGVKCQDLKYKPGDECFLHIGDNNEIREHTSIHRSSKSSDKTVIGDNNLIMGSCHIAHDCNIGNNNIFANNTLLAGHVVVEDYTHTAGAIVVHQFCHIGSFSFVGGGSVVSQDVPKYTMVVGERAELRGLNLEGLRRNGFTATEIKSLRTAYRNIFMPVDSNSTSFEERITKVEEDKELGKITAVCTMIQSLRDSFAQNRRGICKFRYFSGS
- the LOC7484669 gene encoding probable acyl-[acyl-carrier-protein]--UDP-N-acetylglucosamine O-acyltransferase, mitochondrial isoform X3 gives rise to the protein MAAATNSILLKLKPKIKIKICNPLFGYPRSNSSASPSIPHLFSTTTLPYADADSDCSSEIKATADANPNFIHPSADVHPNAIIGHGVSVGPFCTIGSSVKLGNGCRLYPGSHVFGNTEIGDHCLLMPGAVVGDHLPGRTVLGCNNVIGHHAVIGVKCQDLKYKPGDECFLHIGDNNEIREHTSIHRSSKSSDKTVIGDNNLIMGSCHIAHDCNIGNNNIFANNTLLAGHVVVEDYTHTAGAIVVHQFCHIGSFSFVGGGSVVSQDVPKYTMVVGERAELRGLNLEGLRRNGFTATEEEDKELGKITAVCTMIQSLRDSFAQNRRGICKFRYFSGS
- the LOC7484669 gene encoding probable acyl-[acyl-carrier-protein]--UDP-N-acetylglucosamine O-acyltransferase, mitochondrial isoform X5 — protein: MPGAVVGDHLPGRTVLGCNNVIGHHAVIGVKCQDLKYKPGDECFLHIGDNNEIREHTSIHRSSKSSDKTVIGDNNLIMGSCHIAHDCNIGNNNIFANNTLLAGHVVVEDYTHTAGAIVVHQFCHIGSFSFVGGGSVVSQDVPKYTMVVGERAELRGLNLEGLRRNGFTATEIKSLRTAYRNIFMPVDSNSTSFEERITKVEEDKELGKITAVCTMIQSLRDSFAQNRRGICKFRYFSGS
- the LOC7484669 gene encoding probable acyl-[acyl-carrier-protein]--UDP-N-acetylglucosamine O-acyltransferase, mitochondrial isoform X2, translated to MAAATNSILLKLKPKIKIKICNPLFGYPRSNSSASPSIPHLFSTTTLPYADADSDCSSEIKATADANPNFIHPSADVHPNAIIGHGVSVGPFCTIGSSVKLGNGCRLYPGSHVFGNTEIGDHCLLMPGAVVGDHLPGRTVLGCNNVIGHHAVIGVKCQDLKYKPGDECFLHIGDNNEIREHTSIHRSSKSSDKTVIGDNNLIMGSCHIAHDCNIGNNNIFANNTLLAGHVVVEVSQDVPKYTMVVGERAELRGLNLEGLRRNGFTATEIKSLRTAYRNIFMPVDSNSTSFEERITKVEEDKELGKITAVCTMIQSLRDSFAQNRRGICKFRYFSGS